Proteins encoded in a region of the Prunus persica cultivar Lovell chromosome G4, Prunus_persica_NCBIv2, whole genome shotgun sequence genome:
- the LOC18780811 gene encoding transcription factor bHLH144 isoform X1 yields MQRDQQFDPNKAAPPFANQVGNNYMHIPVASARGAVLPHEAKHIKPFHGVEFQTSDICPKNFIIFDQTDHRSQIMFNPAIAHKITGPAFNICAAYIQDNLGLNEGNNEDRETSSSLKEDSDDIDALLSLEEEELEEYDEEEVSTARTHGNYGSMSPDSCSNYGLKTKKNRQCSSLGKSSGIGSSSCNSERKRQKMKKMVRVLRGIVPGGNEMNTVDVLDEAVQYLKSLKVELQNLGVENLND; encoded by the coding sequence ATGCAGAGGGACCAACAGTTTGACCCCAACAAGGCAGCTCCCCCCTTTGCAAATCAAGTGGGTAATAATTACATGCATATTCCAGTTGCATCTGCGCGTGGGGCAGTTTTACCTCATGAGGCAAAGCACATCAAACCTTTCCATGGTGTTGAATTTCAAACCTCTGACATTTGCCCGAAGAATTTCATTATCTTCGACCAGACTGATCATCGAAGTCAGATAATGTTCAATCCTGCAATTGCCCACAAAATTACTGGTCCTGCCTTTAACATCTGTGCAGCTTACATCCAAGACAATCTGGGATTGAACGAGGGAAATAATGAGGATAGAGAAACATCCTCTTCTCTGAAGGAGGACTCAGATGATATTGATGCATTGTTGAGCTTGGAAGAGGAAGAGCTGGAAGAATATGACGAGGAAGAGGTCAGTACAGCACGAACTCATGGAAATTATGGGAGCATGTCCCCTGATTCTTGCTCCAATTATGGTTTGAAAACCAAGAAGAATAGGCAATGCTCTTCACTTGGAAAATCTTCTGGCATTGGTAGCAGCAGCTGCAACAGTGAAAGGAAGCgacagaaaatgaagaagatggtGAGGGTGCTGAGAGGGATTGTACCTGGTGGGAATGAAATGAACACTGTCGATGTTCTAGATGAAGCTGTGCAATACTTGAAGTCTCTCAAGGTTGAACTGCAGAACCTTGGAGTTGAGAATTTGAATGACTAA
- the LOC18779354 gene encoding tobamovirus multiplication protein 1 isoform X2, producing MFELREGSCFPRVLVGVNVGLALVDGIIAVLAFCQLIRIHSRNSQLGWTRQKVFHLLIGSSNLGCLVYFVLTLFAACKGWQCWSNSCGFSLMALPKILFFAAFLLLLSFWVDLCHQADDEDEEDEGSFHEALLEKTFSKRNSLETDSHRNCFPLRFVHIGSRQRIVILVTVVVFVIMVACAVIIWIGMGKNPIDSAVVARVYVDLFAIAILLLGGALACYGVLLCLRMRNVRSERASSEMWKVAGLSVVSILCFASSSFVALLTDIPMLYHWHQQRLNDVYTSLLLILYYFVGSSIPSAFVLWIMRELPPSITANIREEPTTLTFVSDGSTSLQHPQSWTTAMSLRNQVQISRASPI from the exons ATGTTTGAATTGAGAGAAGGCTCTTGCTTTCCAAGGGTCTTGGTGGGTGTGAATGTGGGTCTTGCTCTCGTTGATGGCATTATAGCTGTTCTTGCATTTTGTCAG TTAATCAGGATTCACTCGAGGAATTCACAACTTGGCTGGACTCGCCAAAAA GTTTTTCATCTGTTGATTGGCTCTTCTAATTTGG GTTGCTTAGTTTATTTTGTATTAACTCTTTTTGCTGCTTGCAAGGGGTGGCAATGTTGGTCTAACTCTTGTGGTTTTAGCCTCATGG CATTACCCAAAATTCTGTTTTTTGCTGCATTTCTTCTACTTTTATCATTCTG GGTTGACCTGTGCCATCAGGcagatgatgaggatgaggaggaTGAAGGGAGTTTTCATGAAGCTTTGTTGGAGAAGACATTTAGCAAACGGAATTCATTGGAAACAGATAGTCATAGAAACTGTTTTCCTCTGCGCTTTGTTCATATTGGAAGCCGCCAGAGAATTGTAATTCTG GTTACCGTGGTAGTTTTTGTTATAATGGTGGCATGTGCAGTGATAATCTGGATCGGGATGGGAAAAAATCCTATTGATTCTGCAGTGGTGGCTCGG GTATACGTAGATCTCTTTGCAATAGCAATACTATTGTTAGGAGGAGCATTAGCATGTTATG GAGTCCTATTATGCTTGAGAATGAGAAACGTTAGATCTGAGAGAGCTTCTTCTGAGATGTGGAAG GTTGCAGGTTTATCTGTTGTTTCCATTCTATGTTTCGCCTCAAGCTCCTTCGTGGCTCTATTAACTGATATTCCT ATGCTTTACCATTGGCATCAACAGCGTTTGAATGATGTTTATACTTCTCTTTTActgattttatattattttgtag GTTCATCAATACCGTCAGCATTTGTACTATGGATCATGAGAGAATTACCACCCTCGATAACAGCTAACATACGAGAAGAACCAACTACATTAACTTTCGTCAGTGATGGTTCCACATCATTACAACATCCTCAGAGCTGGACTACTGCAATGAGCTTGCGGAACCAG GTGCAGATATCAAGAGCAAGTCCCATATAA
- the LOC18778708 gene encoding probable beta-D-xylosidase 5, with product MPSNIVTFLVFFFYLAFFAIVSPARRVPLDSKNIAASSIDGGSNFTYVCDPSWYSSLGLDLSSFAFCDSELPYDVRAKDLVDRMTLMEKVKQLGDGAYGVPRLGLPKYEWWSEALHGVSNVGPGAYFDDVVPGATSFPPVILTAASFNQSLWKAIGQAVSTEARAMHNLGRAGLTFWSPNINVVRDPRWGRIIETPGEDPYVVGAYATNYVRGLQDVEGTENVTDLNLRPLKVSSCCKHYAAYDVDNWLGVDRLHFDARVTEQDMVETFLRPFEMCVKEGDVSSVMCSYNRVNGIPTCADPKLLRDTIRGDWGLHGYIVSDCDSIDVMVDDHKFLDDTKEDAVAQAFKAGLDLDCGVYYPNFTQTAVEQGKVNVGDIDRALNYLYVVLMRLGYFDGSPTFKSLGKKDICTKEHIELATEAAREGLVLLKNVNETLPLNSAKIKTLAVVGPHANATEVMIGNYAGVPCQYTSPIDAFKSYGEVKYEVGCDVACQNESLIFPAMTAAKKADATILVVGLDLSVEAEGLDRVDLLLPGYQTQLINQVAQVSKGPVILVVLSAGCVDISFAKQNDKIKAILWAGYPGEEGGRAIADIVFGHHNPGGRLPLTWYEANYVDMLPMTSMPLRPIDSLGYPGRTYKFFNGSTVYQFGYGLSYTQFNYTLKAADRSMDILLNNTQHCRNIKYEDEASKPPCPAVLVDDLYYEHDFSVKVAVKNVGKRDGSEVVFVYSKPPDGIVGTHGKQMIGFERVFVKAGQSKEVYFVFSVPKALGIVDYTAYKLLPSGMHTIMVGDDHGLSFPLQINLETK from the exons ATGCCTAGCAATATTGTTACTTTtctagttttcttcttctacctTGCTTTCTTTGCCATTGTTTCTCCTGCTAGAAGAGTCCCTCTAGACTCAAAAAACATTGCAGCCTCCTCCATTGATGGTGGTAGCAACTTCACCTATGTATGTGATCCTTCATGGTATTCTAGCCTTGGCCTGGACTTGTCCTCCTTTGCCTTCTGTGACTCTGAATTGCCGTATGACGTTAGAGCTAAGGACTTGGTGGACCGGATGACATTGATGGAGAAAGTGAAGCAGCTTGGTGACGGTGCATACGGGGTGCCTAGGCTAGGATTGCCTAAGTATGAGTGGTGGTCTGAAGCACTCCATGGTGTGTCCAATGTTGGTCCGGGGGCTTATTTTGATGACGTGGTTCCGGGTGCAACGAGCTTCCCTCCGGTTATTCTTACAGCTGCGTCGTTTAATCAGTCCTTGTGGAAAGCCATTGGCCAG GCTGTTTCAACAGAAGCAAGAGCTATGCACAATCTAGGAAGAGCTGGGTTAACATTTTGGAGTCCTAACATTAACGTAGTGAGGGATCCGAGGTGGGGAAGAATCATAGAGACACCTGGGGAAGATCCTTATGTTGTCGGCGCTTATGCTACTAATTACGTCAGAGGCTTGCAGGATGTTGAGGGCACAGAGAACGTCACAGATTTAAACCTTAGGCCTCTCAAAGTTTCCTCATGCTGCAAGCATTATGCAGCCTATGATGTTGACAACTGGCTTGGGGTTGATCGTCTCCATTTCGACGCAAGG GTGACAGAGCAAGATATGGTGGAAACTTTCCTTAGACCCTTTGAGATGTGTGTTAAAGAGGGTGATGTTAGCAGTGTAATGTGCTCTTATAACAGAGTCAATGGCATACCCACCTGTGCTGATCCAAAGCTTTTGAGAGACACCATTAGAGGAGACTGGGGGCTTCATGG ATATATAGTCTCCGATTGTGATTCTATCGACGTAATGGTGGatgaccacaaatttcttgatGACACTAAAGAGGATGCTGTTGCACAAGCATTTAAAGCAG GATTGGATTTGGACTGTGGAGTCTACTACCCCAATTTCACCCAAACTGCCGTGGAACAAGGAAAGGTGAATGTGGGAGACATAGATAGGGCACTCAACTACCTTTATGTTGTGCTTATGAGGTTAGGGTACTTTGATGGAAGCCCTACTTTTAAATCCCTTGGCAAGAAGGACATATGCACCAAAGAACATATTGAATTGGCAACAGAAGCAGCCAGAGAAGGACTGGTCTTATTGAAGAATGTCAATGAAACTTTGCCTTTGAACTCTGCTAAAATCAAAACACTAGCCGTCGTCGGGCCTCATGCCAATGCTACCGAAGTTATGATTGGAAATTATGCAG GTGTTCCTTGTCAATACACATCACCTATTGATGCTTTCAAATCCTATGGAGAAGTGAAGTATGAAGTGGGATGTGATGTTGCATGTCAAAATGAGAGCTTGATATTCCCTGCCATGACAGCCGCAAAGAAAGCTGATGCAACAATACTTGTGGTAGGATTGGACTTATCAGTTGAGGCAGAGGGCTTGGACAGAGTGGACCTCCTTCTTCCTGGTTACCAAACTCAACTTATCAACCAAGTTGCTCAAGTCTCAAAGGGTCCAGTCATCCTTGTGGTACTGTCTGCCGGTTGCGTCGATATCAGTTTTGCCaaacaaaatgataaaatcaaagccatcTTGTGGGCTGGGTACCCTGGAGAGGAAGGTGGCCGCGCCATTGCAGATATTGTTTTCGGACATCACAATCCTG GAGGAAGATTACCTCTTACATGGTATGAAGCTAATTACGTGGACATGCTACCCATGACATCCATGCCATTGAGGCCGATTGATAGTCTAGGCTATCCCGGTCGTACCTACAAATTCTTCAATGGCTCCACAGTCTACCAATTTGGCTATGGCCTTAGCTACACACAGTTCAACTACACTCTAAAAGCTGCAGATAGATCAATGGATATTTTGTTGAATAACACGCAACATTGCCGTAACATTAAGTATGAGGATGAAGCATCCAAGCCACCTTGCCCTGCTGTCCTTGTAGATGACTTGTATTACGAACATGATTTTTCGGTTAAGGTTGCAGTGAAAAATGTGGGTAAAAGGGATGGAAGTGAGGTGGTGTTTGTTTACTCAAAGCCACCAGATGGTATTGTAGGCACACATGGTAAGCAGATGATTGGATTTGAGAGGGTGTTTGTGAAAGCTGGACAAAGCAAGGAGGTTTATTTTGTGTTTAGTGTTCCCAAGGCCTTGGGGATTGTTGATTACACTGCTTACAAGCTTTTACCATCAGGCATGCACACCATCATGGTTGGAGATGATCATGGGCTCTCATTCCCTCTTCAAATCAACCTTGAGACCAAGTAG
- the LOC18779354 gene encoding tobamovirus multiplication protein 1 isoform X1, with product MFELREGSCFPRVLVGVNVGLALVDGIIAVLAFCQLIRIHSRNSQLGWTRQKVFHLLIGSSNLGCLVYFVLTLFAACKGWQCWSNSCGFSLMALPKILFFAAFLLLLSFWVDLCHQADDEDEEDEGSFHEALLEKTFSKRNSLETDSHRNCFPLRFVHIGSRQRIVILVTVVVFVIMVACAVIIWIGMGKNPIDSAVVARVYVDLFAIAILLLGGALACYGVLLCLRMRNVRSERASSEMWKVAGLSVVSILCFASSSFVALLTDIPMLYHWHQQRLNDVYTSLLLILYYFVGSSIPSAFVLWIMRELPPSITANIREEPTTLTFVSDGSTSLQHPQSWTTAMSLRNQFGFQVQISRASPI from the exons ATGTTTGAATTGAGAGAAGGCTCTTGCTTTCCAAGGGTCTTGGTGGGTGTGAATGTGGGTCTTGCTCTCGTTGATGGCATTATAGCTGTTCTTGCATTTTGTCAG TTAATCAGGATTCACTCGAGGAATTCACAACTTGGCTGGACTCGCCAAAAA GTTTTTCATCTGTTGATTGGCTCTTCTAATTTGG GTTGCTTAGTTTATTTTGTATTAACTCTTTTTGCTGCTTGCAAGGGGTGGCAATGTTGGTCTAACTCTTGTGGTTTTAGCCTCATGG CATTACCCAAAATTCTGTTTTTTGCTGCATTTCTTCTACTTTTATCATTCTG GGTTGACCTGTGCCATCAGGcagatgatgaggatgaggaggaTGAAGGGAGTTTTCATGAAGCTTTGTTGGAGAAGACATTTAGCAAACGGAATTCATTGGAAACAGATAGTCATAGAAACTGTTTTCCTCTGCGCTTTGTTCATATTGGAAGCCGCCAGAGAATTGTAATTCTG GTTACCGTGGTAGTTTTTGTTATAATGGTGGCATGTGCAGTGATAATCTGGATCGGGATGGGAAAAAATCCTATTGATTCTGCAGTGGTGGCTCGG GTATACGTAGATCTCTTTGCAATAGCAATACTATTGTTAGGAGGAGCATTAGCATGTTATG GAGTCCTATTATGCTTGAGAATGAGAAACGTTAGATCTGAGAGAGCTTCTTCTGAGATGTGGAAG GTTGCAGGTTTATCTGTTGTTTCCATTCTATGTTTCGCCTCAAGCTCCTTCGTGGCTCTATTAACTGATATTCCT ATGCTTTACCATTGGCATCAACAGCGTTTGAATGATGTTTATACTTCTCTTTTActgattttatattattttgtag GTTCATCAATACCGTCAGCATTTGTACTATGGATCATGAGAGAATTACCACCCTCGATAACAGCTAACATACGAGAAGAACCAACTACATTAACTTTCGTCAGTGATGGTTCCACATCATTACAACATCCTCAGAGCTGGACTACTGCAATGAGCTTGCGGAACCAG TTTGGGTTTCAGGTGCAGATATCAAGAGCAAGTCCCATATAA
- the LOC18780811 gene encoding transcription factor bHLH144 isoform X2: MHIPVASARGAVLPHEAKHIKPFHGVEFQTSDICPKNFIIFDQTDHRSQIMFNPAIAHKITGPAFNICAAYIQDNLGLNEGNNEDRETSSSLKEDSDDIDALLSLEEEELEEYDEEEVSTARTHGNYGSMSPDSCSNYGLKTKKNRQCSSLGKSSGIGSSSCNSERKRQKMKKMVRVLRGIVPGGNEMNTVDVLDEAVQYLKSLKVELQNLGVENLND; the protein is encoded by the coding sequence ATGCATATTCCAGTTGCATCTGCGCGTGGGGCAGTTTTACCTCATGAGGCAAAGCACATCAAACCTTTCCATGGTGTTGAATTTCAAACCTCTGACATTTGCCCGAAGAATTTCATTATCTTCGACCAGACTGATCATCGAAGTCAGATAATGTTCAATCCTGCAATTGCCCACAAAATTACTGGTCCTGCCTTTAACATCTGTGCAGCTTACATCCAAGACAATCTGGGATTGAACGAGGGAAATAATGAGGATAGAGAAACATCCTCTTCTCTGAAGGAGGACTCAGATGATATTGATGCATTGTTGAGCTTGGAAGAGGAAGAGCTGGAAGAATATGACGAGGAAGAGGTCAGTACAGCACGAACTCATGGAAATTATGGGAGCATGTCCCCTGATTCTTGCTCCAATTATGGTTTGAAAACCAAGAAGAATAGGCAATGCTCTTCACTTGGAAAATCTTCTGGCATTGGTAGCAGCAGCTGCAACAGTGAAAGGAAGCgacagaaaatgaagaagatggtGAGGGTGCTGAGAGGGATTGTACCTGGTGGGAATGAAATGAACACTGTCGATGTTCTAGATGAAGCTGTGCAATACTTGAAGTCTCTCAAGGTTGAACTGCAGAACCTTGGAGTTGAGAATTTGAATGACTAA
- the LOC18781196 gene encoding mitochondrial inner membrane protease subunit 1, whose amino-acid sequence MASRYIREFLASEAFKKAGREVSDVVPRLVKFLCCLQVTKTHLFTVTLSYGPSMLPTLGLAGNLCLAERISTRFEKLGVGDIVLVQSPEVPWKFMTKRLKAMEGQSVTYFVDPKNSDKSETIVVPKGHVWIEGDNIYESNDSRKFGPVPYGLLQGRVFWRIWPPKDFGSLAQNKGKDSVS is encoded by the exons ATGGCGTCCAGATACATAAGGGAGTTTTTGGCTTCGGAGGCATTTAAAAAGGCAGGGAGAGAAGTAAGCGACGTCGTTCCACGACTGGTGAAGTTTCTCTGCTGCCTCCAAGTCACCAAGACTCACCTTTTCACTGTCACTCTG TCCTACGGTCCCAGCATGCTCCCGACCCTCGGCCTGGCCGGAAATTTGTGCTTGGCTGAACGCATCTCGACCCGGTTCGAAAAACTGGGTGTTGGGGACATTGTCCTCGTACAGTCCCCTGAGGTTCCTTGGAAGTTCATGACCAAGCGCTTGAAAGCCATGGAAGGCCAGTCTGTTACATATTTTGTTGACCCTAAAAACAGTGACAAATCTGAGACTATTGTG GTTCCGAAGGGGCATGTTTGGATAGAGGGAGACAACATCTATGAGTCAAATGATTCAAGAAAATTTGGGCCTGTTCCTTATGGACTTCTTCAAGGCAGAGTCTTTTGGAGG ATATGGCCACCTAAAGATTTTGGATCATTGGCGCAAAACAAAGGGAAGGATTCTGTCTCATGA
- the LOC109948922 gene encoding uncharacterized protein LOC109948922 → MVSLNCDTPIIGSKAEEQKAAKQCLEKPSTSFKLHWNPSTIPIFGIKADAPKDKSSIGECLYCLKVGDHISRLCPYKSDVPKNAIVGSGCAVLCKVCGCRFKGSCCAECGITQGRAIFMNCSLCEKQGEHMNYECPTLKKKHYPSFCNCDPYMGLTVPSFSFQSL, encoded by the exons ATGGTCTCCCTCAACTGCGATACGCCAATAATCG GTAGCAAGGCTGAAGAACAAAAGGCTGCAAAACAATGCCTTGAAAAACCTTCGACTTCTTTTAAACTGCACTGGAACCCTTCTACaattcccatttttg GTATCAAGGCTGATGCACCAAAGGATAAGAGTTCTATTG GTGAATGTTTGTATTGTTTAAAGGTGGGTGATCACATTTCACGATTGTGCCCTTACAAATCTGATGTCCCAAAGAATGCCATTGTTGGCAGTGGTTGTGCGGTCCTTTGCAAGGTGTGCGGCTGCCGCTTTAAAGGCTCATGTTGTGCCGAGTGTGGCATAACCCAAGGACGTGCAATCTTCATGAATTGTTCATTATGTGAGAAGCAAGGTGAACACATGAATTATGAGTGCCCGACCCTCAAGAAGAAACATTATCCTAGTTTTTGTAATTGCGACCCTTACATGGGGCTTACTGtcccttctttttcatttcagAGTTTGTGA
- the LOC18779296 gene encoding agamous-like MADS-box protein AGL62, whose product MASEGKKTRGRQRIEMKRIEKEDDLLVSFSKRRSGISKKASDMVTLCGGEVAIVIFSPSSKPFSFGHPSIDVVINRFLNRNPLENNEHTHQIMEVHRNMRIADLIQLFNELLIQLEALKEQSKLLEKISKTRGNNQEFWWNASLDELDVNELKQTYASMAELHMTITNHLKERRNAFDASSSSAQQTNPNFDTNPSGLGSYAFPPSYGH is encoded by the coding sequence ATGGCCAGTGAGGGCAAGAAAACAAGAGGAAGGCAAAGGATAGAGATGAAGAGGATCGAAAAGGAAGATGATCTTCTAGTTTCTTTCTCGAAACGAAGATCTGGGATATCCAAGAAAGCTAGCGATATGGTAACACTATGTGGTGGAGAGGTGGCCATTGTGATTTTCTCACCTTCTAGTAAGCCTTTCTCATTTGGTCACCCATCCATTGATGTTGTTATCAATCGATTCTTAAATCGAAATCCACTGGAAAACAACGAGCACACTCACCAAATCATGGAGGTTCATCGAAATATGAGAATCGCGGATCTCATCCAACTTTTTAACGAGCTTCTAATCCAATTAGAAGCTCTGAAGGAGCAAAGCAAGTTGCTCGAAAAGATATCTAAGACAAGGGGAAATAATCAAGAGTTTTGGTGGAATGCATCTCTTGATGAGCTTGATGTGAACGAGCTTAAACAAACATATGCTTCAATGGCAGAACTACACATGACTATCACCAACCATCTTAAGGAGAGGAGAAATGCTTTTGAtgcctcctcttcttctgcCCAACAAACCAATCCCAACTTTGATACTAATCCAAGTGGGCTTGGTTCTTATGCATTTCCTCCTAGCTATGGCCATTAA